A genome region from Halobacterium hubeiense includes the following:
- a CDS encoding two-component system sensor histidine kinase NtrB gives MEKPAVDSPAFYQTLVEHASEGMLTIDDESQIVYANPAVEKILGYKPSELIGSSKMKIIPERLRPIHAAALEKYVQTGEKHIDWNGVELPALHKDGHEVPTLISFREHELNGEQYFTGIIRDITTRQQREQQLHTQNEHLDDFAELLAHDIRNPLSVAQGYTEVAQHEQDIPALAEVTDALDRIETLVDDVLTLSKAGQAIGEVEQVTVIERVNQAWHHVETPQATLQITSELGSIIADQSRFQELLENLFRNAIEHTDGPVTVRVGRFDDGNGLYVADDGPGIPSEIRGEIFEHGYSTREAGTGYGLAIVKQIADAHGWTLSVTASDDGGARFEITGLQDDTPNQL, from the coding sequence ATGGAGAAACCGGCTGTTGATTCGCCGGCGTTCTATCAAACGCTCGTCGAACACGCATCAGAGGGAATGCTAACCATCGACGACGAGAGCCAGATCGTCTACGCGAACCCAGCCGTTGAGAAGATTCTGGGATACAAGCCAAGCGAACTCATCGGCAGCTCGAAAATGAAGATCATCCCCGAGCGCCTGCGGCCAATCCATGCAGCCGCCCTCGAAAAATACGTTCAAACCGGCGAGAAACATATTGACTGGAACGGCGTCGAACTCCCCGCACTCCACAAAGACGGCCACGAAGTCCCGACGCTGATCAGCTTTCGCGAACACGAGCTCAACGGCGAGCAATATTTTACCGGGATCATTCGAGACATCACAACCCGCCAACAGCGAGAGCAACAACTTCACACGCAAAACGAACACCTCGACGACTTCGCAGAACTGCTCGCCCATGATATCCGCAACCCCCTCTCAGTCGCACAGGGCTACACCGAGGTTGCTCAACACGAACAGGATATTCCGGCGTTAGCAGAAGTTACGGATGCACTCGACCGGATTGAGACACTCGTTGATGACGTGTTAACGCTCTCGAAGGCAGGCCAAGCAATCGGGGAAGTCGAACAGGTCACCGTTATCGAGCGCGTCAATCAAGCATGGCATCACGTCGAAACCCCGCAAGCAACCCTCCAGATCACCTCAGAGCTAGGCTCGATTATCGCCGACCAGAGTCGATTCCAAGAGTTACTTGAGAACTTGTTCCGGAACGCCATCGAACACACGGACGGCCCAGTCACGGTCCGTGTCGGTCGATTCGACGACGGAAACGGCCTGTATGTTGCGGATGACGGTCCGGGGATTCCGAGCGAAATCCGCGGAGAGATCTTCGAGCATGGGTATTCGACGCGTGAGGCTGGCACCGGCTACGGGCTCGCAATCGTCAAACAGATCGCGGACGCCCACGGCTGGACGCTTTCTGTAACGGCGAGCGACGACGGTGGCGCGAGATTCGAAATCACTGGTCTCCAAGACGATACCCCGAATCAGCTCTAA
- a CDS encoding CRISPR-associated endonuclease Cas3'', with protein sequence MAEFTDRPSHIGPNGEQIPLEKHLDDIRERVGWLVPDDAETPAGNSLAELAGVVAQVHDFGKLTSWFREHLLSDDAQPDGPKHHAPISALLAHYALEARGFDGADPLVGFLAVARHHGRLPDTADYVHRASVEQSGRVQTLYRSDALEQAAHLNETVPELAEILVDQATNSGGDWETFHERLDESDTAIELPWVAEAVCSGRRLRPAPEKLPSGFYESVLQVWSALVFADKASATYLSTGVEIGREAYRSPIPERRAIDNYIDELQTANAETELDPRTEQMNERREDARQAVHTRAKEFVDDDRNVATLTLPTGMGKTLTGLDAALTVLEESEMASNPNGGRLVYALPYTSIIDQVAEQSRELFETDDRGERLTVDHHLADTLVSPPGEPESVADDAVENVAALLGESWRSGMVVTTFVQLFESLAGPTNARSMKLPSLYGSVIVLDEPQALPLEWWPLVDRLVELLTEEYGASVIAMTATQPELLSAGDQEPFSLVADPDPYYDELDRLDFVLHPSAIAMLPGQNETGGEMNDDAESAALPYDRAGELVANRADDRKSVLAICNTIDSARELAESVDDRTAPLDINEVYDELLTAADRSTKSIRSERTLADAVRRRRPGQPLLVHLTTRHRPCDRRHLIDVASDLAEAGEPVLFVSTQLVEAGVDVSFDEVIRDFAPMDSLVQAAGRCNRSYDRNRGRVTVWQLAPPPNRETTPASAVYGRGESLTKLTGQALATVYDGDPMPEPDVTRNAVEHYFDLLDRRDIGADEYVEYLERAEAEQLGRLSLIDERPAVDVIVTRTADERETVEEIRRAFGEYRWDDLDDLVESTADWQVSVPVYPGDDDTMEKLAACEPLFPDTDRLVLDGRPGRHDGYFDATDGVVIPDTSVEARLL encoded by the coding sequence ATGGCCGAGTTTACCGACCGACCGTCACACATCGGACCGAATGGGGAACAGATCCCGCTCGAAAAGCATCTCGACGACATCCGCGAGCGGGTCGGATGGCTCGTCCCCGACGACGCCGAGACGCCGGCGGGGAACTCGCTTGCTGAGTTGGCAGGAGTGGTGGCGCAAGTCCACGATTTCGGGAAGCTGACTTCTTGGTTCCGCGAACACCTCCTCTCGGACGACGCACAACCGGACGGACCGAAACATCACGCGCCGATCTCGGCGCTGCTTGCTCACTACGCGCTGGAGGCACGCGGGTTCGACGGTGCCGATCCTCTCGTCGGCTTTCTAGCCGTCGCGAGACACCACGGACGCCTCCCCGATACGGCCGACTACGTGCACCGGGCGAGCGTCGAGCAGTCAGGACGGGTCCAGACGCTCTATCGATCTGATGCGCTCGAACAGGCAGCACACCTTAACGAGACCGTTCCTGAACTTGCCGAGATACTCGTCGACCAAGCGACCAATAGCGGTGGCGACTGGGAAACGTTTCACGAACGGCTCGACGAGTCAGATACAGCTATCGAGCTCCCGTGGGTGGCGGAAGCCGTCTGTAGTGGCCGGCGACTTCGCCCGGCACCGGAGAAGCTCCCGTCAGGGTTCTACGAATCAGTGCTGCAGGTCTGGAGCGCGCTCGTCTTCGCCGACAAGGCGAGCGCGACGTACCTGTCGACTGGTGTCGAAATCGGCCGCGAGGCCTACCGATCGCCGATCCCCGAGCGGCGGGCGATCGACAACTACATCGACGAACTCCAGACTGCGAACGCTGAGACAGAGCTGGACCCCCGAACGGAACAGATGAACGAGCGGCGCGAGGACGCTCGACAGGCAGTTCACACTCGCGCCAAAGAGTTCGTCGACGACGACCGGAACGTCGCGACGCTGACGCTCCCGACGGGCATGGGGAAGACCCTCACTGGACTGGACGCCGCCTTAACCGTGCTCGAGGAGAGTGAGATGGCGTCGAACCCGAACGGGGGACGTCTCGTCTACGCGCTGCCGTACACGTCCATCATCGACCAGGTGGCCGAGCAGAGCCGCGAACTGTTCGAGACCGACGACAGAGGCGAACGGCTCACCGTCGACCACCACCTCGCGGATACCCTCGTCTCGCCGCCGGGCGAGCCCGAATCAGTCGCCGACGACGCCGTCGAGAACGTCGCCGCCCTCCTCGGCGAGAGCTGGCGGTCGGGGATGGTCGTGACGACGTTCGTCCAGCTGTTCGAGAGTCTGGCCGGGCCGACAAACGCACGCTCGATGAAGCTCCCCTCGCTGTACGGGAGCGTGATAGTTCTCGACGAACCGCAGGCGCTGCCGCTCGAGTGGTGGCCGCTCGTGGACCGACTGGTCGAACTGTTGACCGAGGAGTACGGTGCATCGGTGATCGCCATGACGGCCACCCAGCCCGAACTCCTGTCTGCGGGCGACCAAGAGCCGTTCTCCCTTGTCGCGGATCCTGATCCGTACTACGACGAGCTGGACCGGCTCGACTTCGTGCTTCACCCGTCCGCGATCGCGATGCTTCCCGGGCAGAACGAGACAGGGGGTGAGATGAACGACGACGCGGAGTCAGCAGCACTCCCCTACGATCGAGCCGGCGAACTCGTCGCGAACCGGGCCGACGACCGTAAATCGGTGTTGGCGATCTGCAACACAATCGACAGCGCGCGCGAGCTCGCCGAGTCGGTGGACGACAGAACGGCACCGCTGGACATCAACGAGGTGTACGACGAACTGCTCACCGCCGCGGACCGATCGACCAAATCGATACGCTCCGAGCGGACGCTTGCCGATGCAGTCCGTCGACGACGACCGGGGCAGCCGCTGTTGGTCCACCTCACGACACGCCACCGGCCGTGTGACCGACGCCACCTCATCGACGTGGCGTCCGACCTCGCCGAAGCGGGTGAACCAGTGTTGTTCGTCTCCACCCAGCTGGTCGAGGCGGGCGTCGACGTGAGCTTCGACGAGGTCATCCGTGATTTCGCGCCGATGGACAGCCTCGTGCAGGCTGCGGGTCGATGTAACCGGTCATACGACCGCAACCGTGGGCGCGTGACAGTCTGGCAGCTCGCGCCGCCGCCGAACCGCGAGACAACGCCCGCAAGCGCGGTCTACGGTCGAGGAGAGAGCCTCACCAAATTGACTGGCCAAGCGCTGGCAACGGTCTACGACGGTGACCCGATGCCCGAGCCAGACGTTACTCGAAACGCCGTCGAACACTACTTCGACCTGCTCGATAGGCGTGACATCGGTGCCGACGAGTACGTGGAGTACCTCGAGCGGGCAGAAGCCGAACAGCTCGGGCGACTCTCGCTCATCGACGAGCGGCCCGCCGTCGACGTGATCGTGACGAGAACGGCCGATGAGCGCGAGACCGTCGAAGAGATCCGGCGAGCGTTCGGCGAGTACCGGTGGGACGACCTGGACGACCTCGTCGAGTCGACCGCGGACTGGCAGGTCTCCGTCCCCGTCTACCCCGGCGACGACGACACGATGGAGAAGCTCGCTGCATGCGAGCCGCTGTTCCCCGACACCGACCGGCTGGTGCTCGACGGGCGCCCGGGACGGCATGACGGCTACTTCGACGCCACCGACGGCGTCGTCATCCCTGACACGAGCGTGGAGGCACGTCTACTGTGA
- the cas1b gene encoding type I-B CRISPR-associated endonuclease Cas1b: MDKNYHIFSDGRIERSEDTVRLETDNGEKKHIPVEHAEAIYLHGQIDYNTRLMSFLNDHGVAIHVFGWNDRYAGSLMPERGQTSGRTVVEQVRAYDDPEQRQSLAASFVRGSIHNMRTNVTYYDSREYELGGVIEELDNATARIDDAGDISELMGVEATARRAYYQTFEAVLPDSFAFDGREYNPPPNPVNALISFGNSMVYANCVSAIRATALDPTISYLHEPGERRYSLSLDIADLFKPVLTDRLLFRLVNRKQISRDDFRDEVGSCLLNEEGRTTFLKEFEETLERTVEHPTLNRKVSYQYLLRLEVYKLKKHLLTGESYDSFKRWW; this comes from the coding sequence ATGGACAAGAACTACCACATCTTTTCGGACGGCCGCATCGAACGGAGCGAGGATACAGTTCGGCTGGAGACCGATAATGGCGAGAAAAAACATATCCCCGTCGAACACGCTGAGGCGATCTATCTGCACGGACAGATCGACTACAACACGCGGCTGATGTCGTTTCTCAATGACCACGGCGTTGCTATCCATGTCTTCGGCTGGAACGATCGCTATGCAGGGTCACTGATGCCCGAACGCGGGCAGACGAGCGGTCGAACTGTCGTCGAGCAGGTCCGGGCGTACGACGATCCCGAGCAACGGCAGTCTCTCGCTGCCTCGTTCGTCCGTGGGAGTATCCACAACATGCGGACGAACGTCACGTACTACGACAGTCGGGAGTACGAGCTCGGGGGCGTAATCGAGGAGTTGGACAACGCGACTGCGCGTATCGACGACGCTGGCGATATCTCCGAGCTCATGGGTGTGGAAGCGACGGCCCGGAGAGCGTACTACCAGACGTTCGAGGCGGTTCTTCCCGACTCGTTCGCGTTCGACGGCCGAGAGTACAATCCACCACCGAATCCGGTGAACGCGCTCATTTCGTTCGGGAACAGTATGGTGTACGCAAACTGTGTCTCCGCAATCCGTGCTACCGCACTTGACCCGACCATCAGCTATCTCCACGAGCCGGGAGAACGGCGCTACTCCCTTTCGCTGGATATTGCCGACCTGTTCAAACCAGTGTTAACGGATCGGCTGCTGTTTAGACTGGTCAACCGTAAGCAGATCAGCCGAGACGATTTCCGAGACGAGGTTGGCTCCTGTCTACTTAACGAGGAAGGGCGAACGACGTTTCTGAAGGAGTTTGAGGAGACACTCGAGCGAACAGTCGAGCACCCGACGCTGAACCGGAAGGTGAGCTATCAGTATCTGCTTCGCTTGGAGGTATACAAGCTCAAAAAGCACTTGTTAACCGGCGAATCCTATGATTCGTTCAAGCGGTGGTGGTAG
- the cas4 gene encoding CRISPR-associated protein Cas4 gives MSDPVSRLVATAQGDAVDNPFRVTGVMMQYYYVCERELWFESRNIEINRENASVARGTRVDESSYGERSQENLRLGMIALDLLEDGRVVEVKPSSTLTEPARMQLSYYLWYLDRVLGVEREGVLAHPTERRREGVSLDDDRCDKVESAIRGIHAIVTADSPPEATEKPYCESCAYHDFCWV, from the coding sequence GTGAGCGATCCCGTCTCTCGGCTGGTGGCCACGGCACAGGGCGACGCCGTCGACAACCCGTTTCGCGTCACTGGCGTGATGATGCAGTACTACTACGTCTGTGAACGCGAGCTCTGGTTCGAGAGCCGGAACATCGAGATCAACCGGGAGAACGCAAGCGTTGCCCGAGGGACCCGCGTCGATGAGTCCTCCTACGGCGAACGTTCACAGGAGAACCTTCGACTCGGGATGATCGCTCTCGACCTACTTGAAGACGGTCGAGTGGTGGAGGTAAAACCCTCATCGACGTTGACAGAGCCAGCGCGAATGCAGCTCTCGTACTACCTCTGGTACCTCGATCGGGTATTAGGCGTCGAACGTGAGGGCGTGTTGGCACACCCGACTGAGCGTCGACGGGAGGGCGTTTCCCTCGACGACGACCGATGCGACAAAGTCGAGTCGGCAATCCGAGGGATTCACGCGATCGTGACCGCGGACAGTCCGCCGGAAGCCACTGAGAAACCGTACTGCGAGTCGTGTGCCTATCACGACTTCTGTTGGGTCTGA
- a CDS encoding orc1/cdc6 family replication initiation protein, with protein sequence MADFTFEQDTQIFRDRDALTEDYTPNTLVGRDDELEEFHAALQPVINDENPSNIFLYGKSGVGKTAATRYLLTQLQDDVQEVTGVSVTVVEVNCDGLNTSYQTAIEIVNQLRPHEDQIASTGYPQSKVYQYLWEELDACDGTVLIVLDEVDHLNDDSILYQLTRARDNGNISDVNLGIIGISNDLTFRENLSSKVRSSLCERVVSFSAYDARQLRQVLKQREEVAFYDDTLSEDVIPLCAAHGARESGDARRALDLLLMAGDLARKNHDEMIREEHVNRGKEEIEKEIIAEGISDLSEHARVLLRTLMNMTTENATPARTQEIIPIYRKICEETGKDPVSVRSIRDNLAALSQLGITSRNEVNKGRSGGKFAKHELVYEVETVRSALASIED encoded by the coding sequence ATGGCCGACTTCACATTTGAACAAGACACCCAAATCTTCCGGGACCGGGACGCCCTCACGGAAGACTACACCCCAAACACACTCGTCGGCCGCGACGACGAACTGGAAGAATTCCACGCAGCACTCCAACCAGTCATCAACGACGAAAACCCCTCCAACATCTTCCTCTACGGCAAAAGCGGCGTCGGAAAAACAGCCGCCACACGCTATCTACTCACCCAACTCCAAGACGACGTCCAAGAAGTCACCGGCGTTAGCGTCACCGTCGTCGAAGTGAACTGCGACGGTCTCAACACCAGCTATCAGACCGCCATCGAGATCGTCAACCAGCTCCGCCCACATGAAGACCAAATCGCTTCAACCGGCTACCCTCAATCAAAGGTCTACCAGTACCTCTGGGAAGAACTAGACGCCTGCGATGGCACGGTTCTCATCGTCCTTGACGAAGTTGACCATCTCAACGACGACTCCATCCTCTACCAGCTAACTCGCGCGCGAGACAACGGCAACATCTCGGATGTCAACCTCGGTATCATCGGAATCTCGAACGACCTGACGTTCCGTGAGAATCTTTCATCGAAAGTCCGGTCGTCCCTCTGTGAGCGCGTGGTTAGTTTCTCTGCCTACGATGCACGACAGCTGCGGCAAGTCCTCAAACAGCGCGAGGAAGTGGCGTTCTACGATGATACGTTGAGTGAGGATGTGATTCCGCTGTGTGCTGCGCATGGCGCGCGTGAGTCCGGTGATGCGCGACGGGCACTGGATCTGCTGTTGATGGCGGGCGATCTTGCGAGAAAGAACCACGATGAGATGATTCGAGAGGAGCACGTCAATAGGGGGAAAGAAGAGATTGAGAAGGAGATTATCGCTGAGGGCATTTCGGATCTTTCCGAGCACGCACGGGTGCTCCTTCGGACGTTGATGAATATGACGACCGAGAATGCGACGCCGGCACGGACACAGGAGATTATCCCGATTTACCGAAAGATCTGTGAGGAGACAGGGAAGGACCCGGTGTCCGTGCGGTCGATTCGAGATAATCTTGCTGCCCTCAGCCAGCTCGGGATTACGTCTCGGAACGAGGTGAATAAGGGGCGGAGTGGCGGGAAGTTCGCCAAGCACGAGTTGGTGTATGAGGTTGAGACGGTGCGGTCCGCATTAGCGAGCATTGAAGATTGA
- the cas5b gene encoding type I-B CRISPR-associated protein Cas5b, with the protein MAQESLESWTDEDDQLPETCLSFELRGEWGHFRRVEGNIVKQTYRIIPRTTLAGLVAAMLGLDRDSYYEAFGQDVSAVAVEPIAELRTINMPMNTLSTAKEHMMTMPSRGHARISMPDPSELRQQHNYEVLVEPAYRVDLRLANDDLRDRLQDRLRDGTSYYPPSLGLSEHLAEVTYLGEFEVTPRERETTDVDSAVLEAVDSVELTPETEVKVERSPAFMAADEGGRTTTAFQSVAYATGAEPLRVQDVETHEVDGRRVMFS; encoded by the coding sequence ATGGCCCAAGAGTCACTCGAGAGCTGGACCGACGAGGACGACCAGCTCCCGGAGACGTGTCTCTCCTTCGAACTCCGCGGGGAGTGGGGTCACTTCCGACGGGTCGAAGGGAACATCGTCAAACAGACCTATCGGATCATCCCCCGGACGACCCTCGCCGGCCTCGTCGCCGCGATGCTCGGGCTGGACCGCGACAGCTACTACGAAGCGTTCGGTCAGGACGTGTCGGCGGTCGCGGTGGAGCCGATCGCCGAGCTCCGCACGATCAACATGCCGATGAACACGCTCTCGACGGCCAAGGAACACATGATGACGATGCCCAGCCGCGGGCATGCACGGATCTCGATGCCTGATCCGTCGGAGCTCCGCCAACAACACAACTACGAGGTGCTCGTCGAGCCGGCCTACCGCGTGGATCTCCGGCTGGCGAACGACGATCTCCGGGATCGACTACAGGACCGGCTCCGCGACGGGACGTCCTACTACCCGCCGAGTCTCGGCCTCTCGGAGCATCTCGCGGAAGTCACGTATCTCGGTGAGTTCGAGGTAACGCCGCGTGAGCGCGAGACGACCGACGTCGATTCGGCAGTGCTCGAGGCAGTCGACAGCGTCGAACTCACCCCTGAGACGGAGGTCAAAGTCGAACGCTCGCCGGCGTTCATGGCGGCCGACGAGGGGGGCCGGACGACGACGGCGTTCCAGTCGGTCGCGTACGCAACCGGGGCGGAGCCACTCCGGGTGCAGGACGTCGAGACCCACGAGGTCGACGGCAGACGGGTGATGTTCTCGTGA
- the cas7b gene encoding type I-B CRISPR-associated protein Cas7/Csh2, producing the protein MTDDTYADDSYDPVTNRSEIVFCYDAVDANPNGNPLSGANRPRIDPETQQAIVTDVRLKRYLRDQLDDDGHGVYVRNVKNEAGKQSSREDLLADRMRELDPDDWDLSDLDDDEAAELREEVFGTFLDASADVRYFGATMSVDMKGNYEGFEDYLPDHFTGPVQFSPAKTLHPVTENEEYNSLTSVIATGEGKEQGGFDLDDHRIQYGFIAFHGLVDENGAADTKLSEADVERLDTLPWRAIKNQTISRSKVGQEPRLYLRVEYEDESFHLGGLTRDLDIDEERSAPVDELRNVREFTLDGSDLISRLGRHADRIARVRVVASDVLDVTVGDEVYTAGDEAGEHGFYDALREAVGDAVEVVDVYDEAAATMPE; encoded by the coding sequence ATGACTGACGACACATACGCTGACGACAGCTACGACCCCGTGACGAACCGATCCGAGATCGTCTTCTGCTACGACGCCGTCGACGCCAACCCCAACGGCAACCCTCTGAGTGGGGCGAACCGCCCGCGAATCGATCCCGAAACCCAACAAGCAATCGTGACGGACGTCCGGCTGAAGCGTTACCTTCGCGACCAGCTCGACGACGACGGCCATGGGGTCTACGTCCGGAACGTGAAAAACGAGGCGGGCAAGCAGTCCTCGCGGGAGGACCTCCTCGCCGACCGGATGCGTGAACTAGACCCGGACGACTGGGACCTCAGCGATCTGGACGACGATGAGGCAGCCGAGCTCCGCGAGGAAGTGTTCGGCACGTTCCTCGACGCAAGCGCCGACGTGCGGTATTTCGGTGCGACGATGAGTGTCGACATGAAGGGGAACTACGAGGGGTTCGAAGACTACCTTCCGGACCACTTCACCGGGCCGGTCCAGTTCTCGCCCGCGAAGACGCTCCATCCCGTAACGGAGAACGAGGAGTACAACAGTCTCACGAGCGTCATCGCGACTGGTGAGGGGAAAGAGCAGGGTGGGTTCGACCTCGACGACCACCGAATCCAGTACGGCTTCATCGCGTTCCACGGATTGGTCGACGAGAACGGTGCCGCCGACACGAAGCTCTCCGAGGCGGACGTGGAGCGCCTCGACACCCTCCCGTGGCGCGCGATCAAGAACCAGACCATCAGCCGGAGCAAGGTCGGCCAAGAGCCACGACTCTACCTCCGTGTGGAGTACGAAGACGAGAGCTTCCATCTCGGTGGCCTCACCCGTGACCTCGACATCGACGAAGAGCGCTCGGCCCCTGTCGACGAACTCCGGAACGTCCGGGAGTTCACGCTCGACGGGAGCGATCTCATCTCCCGGCTGGGCCGCCACGCCGACCGTATCGCCCGCGTTCGTGTCGTCGCCAGCGACGTGCTCGACGTGACCGTCGGCGACGAGGTCTACACGGCAGGCGACGAGGCCGGCGAACACGGCTTCTACGACGCGCTCCGCGAGGCTGTCGGCGACGCGGTCGAGGTCGTCGACGTCTACGACGAAGCCGCTGCGACGATGCCCGAGTGA
- the cas2 gene encoding CRISPR-associated endonuclease Cas2 yields the protein MYVIVVYDMEADRTHLMLKLCRRYLVHVQNSVLEGEISEGDLATLKGEIEDLLQKGESVMVYELSSDRLLNRTVYGDDPTEDSRFL from the coding sequence ATGTACGTCATCGTCGTCTACGACATGGAGGCTGACAGGACCCACCTGATGCTGAAGCTCTGTCGCCGATACCTTGTTCACGTCCAGAACTCAGTACTGGAAGGGGAAATCTCGGAGGGAGATCTAGCGACACTGAAGGGGGAAATTGAAGATCTCCTTCAGAAGGGAGAATCAGTCATGGTCTACGAACTCTCTTCGGACCGGCTATTGAACCGTACCGTGTACGGGGACGACCCGACCGAGGATAGTCGGTTCCTCTAG